CCTGCGTCCAACTCTTTGATGTACAGCATCTATAAAATGTTGCCAAACGACACCGACTTAACCGTATTTAGAGAACAAGGTAATATTCAAGGGTATAATTTTGCCTTTATAGACGATCACTATAATTACCATACGGCTCAAGACGACAGCAAGCACCTCAATAAAAACACCTTAGAACATCAAGGAACTTATTTAATGCCGTTGTTGCAGTATTTTGCTAACGCTAATTTTGACAATACGGTTTCCAAAGAAGACTTTGCCTATTTTACGCTTCCATTTACATTTATCAGTTATCCGTTTAGTTGGATTTTTCCAATGGTATTGATTGCTATAGGTCTTTTTGTCCTCTTAGTTTTTGTTGGTATCGGAAAACGAATTTTATCGTTCAAGGAAATTGGAAAAGGATTTATTCCTTTTTTAGGAGCAACTATTACAAGCGGATTATTGACTTATTTTGGATGGAAGTTCCTGCTGAATTGCTATCCTCAGTACAACGACTTACTTAACGGATTTACCTATAACGGTCATTCCTATATCGCTGGATTTGTAAGTCTAACTATTGCCATTTGTTTTATTTTTTACCATTTTTTCTCCGAGAAAAAAACAACCATGAATTATTTTGTGGCGCCTCTTTTTGTTTGGATAGTAATTAATTGTGGATTGGCCATTGGTTTAAAAGGAGCTGGGTTTTTAATTGTTCCTGTATTCTTTGGATTGATTGCTTTTGGCTTTTATATTCTAACTCAAAAATCAAACGCAATACTCAATCTTATTTGCGGTATTCCTGCGCTCTTAATTATTGCCCCTTTTATTCAAATGTTTCCAATTGGTCTAGGACTTAAAGTGCTTTTTGGAAGTGCAATTTTAACTGTTTTGACTTTTGGATTGTTGTTGCCTGTTTTTGGAGCTTACACTAAAAAAGGAGCTTGGGGATTTTTGTTTGTGGCGCTTGCTGGTATCTTTTTTGCAAAAGCGCATGTACAATCCGGTTATGAATTAGGCAAAGCCAAATCCAACAGCTTGCTGTACATTTATAATGCCGATACCCAAAAAGCCAATTGGGTCACCTATGATACCAATTTAGATGCTTGGACCAAAAGCTATTTGGGCAACCAACCCAAATCGGCTGATTTTATGAAAGACATTCCGTTGTTTAGCAAATACAATTCTGGATTTACATATGCTGCCGAAGCTCCAATAAAAGAGTTGGAAGAGCCAACTATTGAATTTTTAAAAGATCAAATCAATGGCGATAAACGCGAATTAAAAATTAGAATCACTCCTAATCGAAATGTAAATCGCTATGATATTTTTGCTTCTGAGGAGATAATTCTGTATAATTTTAAAGCAAATGAAGTCCAAGCAATTGGTCAAAA
This sequence is a window from Flavobacterium ammoniigenes. Protein-coding genes within it:
- a CDS encoding M20/M25/M40 family metallo-hydrolase gives rise to the protein MKKNYASLYSMLFLLVVLAIAFFTMMPQWTSDEDGPLTEFSTQRAYKQVRAISRQPHYVGSKNHEEVANYLLKELQKMGLETSIQEGYTLSDWGNLVKSKNLLARIKGTNSSKALLLLSHYDSAPHSYSLGASDAGSGVATILESVRAFLHNKKAHKNDIIILFTDAEELGLNGAALFVTQHAWAKEVGVVLNFEARGSSGPSYMLMETNGGNAGLVHEFTNANVPLPASNSLMYSIYKMLPNDTDLTVFREQGNIQGYNFAFIDDHYNYHTAQDDSKHLNKNTLEHQGTYLMPLLQYFANANFDNTVSKEDFAYFTLPFTFISYPFSWIFPMVLIAIGLFVLLVFVGIGKRILSFKEIGKGFIPFLGATITSGLLTYFGWKFLLNCYPQYNDLLNGFTYNGHSYIAGFVSLTIAICFIFYHFFSEKKTTMNYFVAPLFVWIVINCGLAIGLKGAGFLIVPVFFGLIAFGFYILTQKSNAILNLICGIPALLIIAPFIQMFPIGLGLKVLFGSAILTVLTFGLLLPVFGAYTKKGAWGFLFVALAGIFFAKAHVQSGYELGKAKSNSLLYIYNADTQKANWVTYDTNLDAWTKSYLGNQPKSADFMKDIPLFSKYNSGFTYAAEAPIKELEEPTIEFLKDQINGDKRELKIRITPNRNVNRYDIFASEEIILYNFKANEVQAIGQKGDKYDRKRGKKILSYYVVDNLPLEMEFSIDKLVPFDMELLESSFDLMRNELFPMIKRQNWMMPTPFVLNDAVVIQKKIIPKPVVKQVVKKVVESTPVQDSIIEQKPEIVTETPKVP